A region from the Coffea eugenioides isolate CCC68of chromosome 9, Ceug_1.0, whole genome shotgun sequence genome encodes:
- the LOC113782383 gene encoding SNF2 domain-containing protein CLASSY 4-like — MRRRRRRRRWRRRRDTVYKGKNYDGETGSSVKISQEQGKGEEVIANKMNKRRKTVAKGKNDCDDGDGGSGSDVVFVTEEDVPPNLRCNYVKGRKQFSSRGKRGSSDGNTRSERVNMESEPLENGAQDKGKGLLIDNLNTLDSKSSSSEEDADDSDRDYSEEESRSSSTQSNHWGYCSEDKLEGGIGKDDGFIQLPSPKSRKQEPGLGTLRKCHLHVFDSESFDSSSEDSDSSDQVPKKKKEGSRITKPSKRRERDVDYMNILLGSMLKDDEQTKENPFGFEDNGPTHTLPLKFRFDDEDPAPPEKEDWQKEIDDLFTEMEMCLTLSASDFTESSKDGTHHVTATAKCQAELCRSGKHQLILEEPIGIICKCCQIVHKEMKEIFPTLKMETPRRRDWVDLRRGDCFGMHELHFDDSSFGNYYTSIDAEGSVLDLIPEHIRMSMYSHQLDGFVFLWKNIVGETCIEKLKTELSDDGRGAIISHAPGTGKTCLTIVFILSLLKMYPMCRPVIIAPTSMLLTWENEFRKWGHRIPFHNFNSKDLSGNELKTDAEFLRRVGSRMTKLYSWTKEKSVLGISYKLFEQIASGRKGKGSGERLGEIFLQLPGFVVLDEGHTPRNQQSLVWKVLTGVKTKRKIILSGTPFQNNFDELYNTLCLVNPKLSGSVTFESCSRRWQRKSNVEKERWVSLTNAIDKNSDNAVEELKAMIDPFVHVHKGSILEESLPGLKDTLVILRPTDEQKEILQLILDDWSRFDQVHLVSLISVHPSLAAFSKRFSAHKDRLGVLGCSPYAGVKTKFAIELIRLCDASHEKVLVFSEFIHPLRFIMQQLMDQLKWREGIEVLYMDGKCDEKNRQSSISSLNDASSKVKVLFASTKACSEGINLIGASRVVLLDVVWNPSVERQAISRAYRLGQKKFVYVYHLITSGTLEVEKYAQQANKDRLSELVFSSRVGQSNKSRISSVFEDKILEGMLDNKMLNDIFENVIHQPKGSNVFANFNYVEHKH; from the exons atgaggaggaggaggaggaggaggaggtggaggaggaggagagacACTGTTTACAAGGGTAAGAATTATGATGGGGAAACTGGAAGTAGTGTTAAGATTTCGCAGGAACAGGGAAAGGGTGAAGAAGTGATTGcaaataaaatgaacaaaaggagGAAAACTGTTGCTAAGGGTAAGAATGACTGTGATGATGGTGATGGGGGAAGTGGAAGCGATGTCGTGTTTGTGACTGAAGAAGATGTCCCTCCAAACTTGAGATGTAATTATGTAAAGGGTAGGAAGCAGTTTTCATCTAGAGGAAAGAGGGGTAGTAGTGATGGAAATACAAGAAGTGAAAGGGTGAACATGGAGAGTGAACCTTTAGAGAATGGAGCTCAGGACAAGGGAAAGGGTCTTCTGATTGACAATCTTAATACACTCGACTCAAAATCCTCTAGCTCTGAAGAGGATGCTGATGATTCTGATAGAGACTATAGTGAGGAAGAATCAAGGAGCTCTAGTACGCAATCAAACCATTGGGGTTATTGTAGTGAGGATAAACTTGAAGGAGGGATAGGCAAAGATGATGGCTTCATTCAACTCCCAAGTCCAAAGTCCAGAAAACAGGAACCGGGACTTGGAACATTAAGAAAGTGCCACCTTCATGTTTTTGACAGTGAAAGTTTTGATTCTTCAAGTGAGGATTCTGATTCATCAGATCAGGtgccaaagaagaaaaaggaaggtaGTAGAATAACTAAGCCCTCTAAGAGAAGAGAAAGAGACGTGGATTACATGAATATTCTTCTGGGGTCCATGCTGAAGGATGATGAGCAGACAAAGGAAAATCCATTTGGTTTTGAAGACAATGGTCCTACTCATACACTGCCGttaaaattcagatttgatGATGAGGATCCTGCCCCACCCGAGAAAGAAGACTGGCAGAAAGAAATTGATGATCTTTTTACTGAGATGGAAATGTGCCTCACATTATCTGCTTCTGACTTTACTGAATCATCCAAG GATGGCACTCATCATGTCACTGCAACGGCCAAATGCCAAGCAGAATTATGTCGGTCAGGGAAACATCAGCTGATTCTTGAAGAACCAATTGGAATCATATGCAAATGTTGTCAAATTGTCCATAAGGAGATGAAGGAGATTTTTCCTACTCTG AAAATGGAAACTCCACGAAGACGGGATTGGGTTGACCTTCGCAGAGGTGATTGCTTTGGTATGCATGAGCTTCATTTTGATGACTCAAGCTTTGGAAACTATTATACCTCCATTGACGCTGAAGGCTCTGTCCTGGATCTTATTCCAGAACATATTAGGATGTCAATGTATAGTCATCAGCTGGATGGATTTGTCTTCTTGTGGAAAAACATAGTAGGAGAAACCTGTATTGAGAAGCTGAAAACTGAACTGTCTGATGATGGAAGAGGAGCCATAATATCACATGCCCCCGGCACCGGGAAGACCTGCCTGACAATTGTTTTTATTCTGTCATTGTTGAAAATGTATCCAATGTGCCGACCCGTGATTATAGCCCCTACAAGCATGCTGCTTACCTGGGAAAATGAGTTCCGAAAATGGGGACATAGAATTCCTTTTCATAACTTTAATAGCAAGGATTTGTCGGGAAATGAACTCAAAACTGATGCAGAATTTCTTCGGAGAGTAGGAAGTCGAATGACAAAGCTCTACTCGTGGACAAAGGAGAAAAGTGTTCTAGGAATCAGCTACAAGTTGTTTGAGCAGATTGCTAGTGGACGGAAGGGAAAAGGAAGTGGTGAAAGGCTTGGGGAAATCTTTCTTCAACTGCCTGGATTTGTGGTTCTTGACGAAGGGCACACGCCTCGCAATCAACAGAGTCTTGTCTGGAAGGTTTTGACAGGAGTTAAGACAAAAAGAAAGATAATTCTCTCTGGAACTCCTTTTCAGAATAACTTTGACGAGTTGTATAATACCCTTTGCCTGGTAAACCCAAAGCTTTCTGGTTCAGTGACCTTTGAGAGTTGCAGCAGAAGATGGCAGCGGAAGAGCAATGTGGAGAAAGAGAGATGGGTTTCCTTGACCAATGCCATTGACAAGAACTCTGACAATGCTGTAGAGGAGCTCAAAGCTATGATAGATCCCTTTGTACATGTACACAAAGGTTCTATACTAGAAGAGAGTCTCCCTGGTCTGAAGGACACACTTGTTATTTTGCGGCCAACTGATGAgcagaaggaaattcttcaGCTTATATTGGATGATTGGAGCAGGTTTGACCAAGTACATTTGGTGTCACTCATTTCTGTCCACCCCTCATTAGCTGCTTTCAGTAAACGCTTCTCTGCCCACAAAGACAGACTAGGGGTACTTGGATGCAGTCCTTATGCTGGAGTAAAGACGAAATTTGCCATTGAGCTCATCCGTTTATGTGATGCATCGCATGAGAAGGTTTTAGTATTCAGTGAATTTATTCACCCTTTGAGATTCATAATGCAGCAGCTGATGGATCAGTTAAAGTGGAGGGAAGGCATAGAAGTGCTGTATATGGATGGAAAATGTGACGAGAAGAATCGTCAGTCATCAATTAGTTCTCTGAATGATGCCTCTAGTAAGGTGAAAGTTCTTTTTGCATCCACAAAAGCTTGTTCTGAAGGAATAAATCTAATTGGGGCTTCAAGAGTTGTTTTGTTAGATGTCGTTTGGAATCCTTCAGTTGAAAGGCAAGCAATAAGCAGAGCATATAGGCTTGGCCAAAAGAAGTTTGTGTATGTTTATCATTTGATAACTTCTGGGACCTTGGAGGTTGAAAAGTATGCTCAACAAGCGAACAAAGATCGCTTGTCTGAGTTGGTATTTTCTTCTCGAGTTGGGCAAAGTAACAAGTCTAGAATCTCATCTGTTTTCGAAGATAAAATCTTGGAAGGAATGCTTGACAACAAAATGCTGAATGATATCTTTGAGAATGTTATTCACCAGCCAAAGGGATCTAATGTATTTGCAAACTTCAATTATGTTGAGCACAAGCATTAG